In Nocardioides marinus, one DNA window encodes the following:
- a CDS encoding PH domain-containing protein — translation MAISRTLLSEGEQVVVSTRTHPKALLLPVLALVLLLALGTFVETRVDGDARLLAWVVWAVVAVGVLWLFVWPLLTWLVGHYTITDRRILTRTGVLTRRGHDIPLSRISDVQVERHLTDRLLGCGTLIIGDASPDGAVALPDIPKVREAQARLNDLLHALHSRGGRGDGGA, via the coding sequence GTGGCCATCTCACGCACGCTGCTGAGCGAGGGGGAGCAGGTCGTGGTCTCGACCCGCACCCACCCCAAGGCGTTGCTGCTGCCCGTCCTCGCGCTGGTGCTGCTGCTCGCGCTCGGGACCTTCGTGGAGACCCGTGTCGACGGCGACGCCCGGCTGCTGGCGTGGGTCGTGTGGGCAGTCGTCGCCGTCGGGGTGCTCTGGCTGTTCGTCTGGCCGCTGCTGACCTGGCTGGTCGGGCACTACACGATCACCGACCGACGCATCCTGACGCGCACCGGTGTGCTGACCCGTCGCGGCCACGACATCCCGCTGTCCCGGATCAGCGACGTGCAGGTCGAGCGGCACCTCACCGACCGGCTGCTGGGCTGCGGGACGCTCATCATCGGGGACGCGAGCCCCGACGGGGCGGTCGCGCTCCCCGACATCCCGAAGGTGCGCGAGGCCCAGGCGCGGCTCAACGACCTGCTGCACGCGTTGCACTCCCGGGGTGGTCGTGGTGACGGGGGAGCCTGA
- a CDS encoding carboxyl transferase domain-containing protein has product MSAAPDQSPEPDIHTTAGKLADLDRRLDEAVHAGSAKAVEKQHAKGRKTARERIEMLFDEGSFVELDELARHRSTAFGLEKTRPYGDGVVTGYGTIDGRQVCVFSQDFTVFGGSLGEVYGEKIVKVMDLAIKTGCPIIGINEGAGARIQEGVVSLGLYGEIFRRNVHASGVIPQISMIMGNCAGGHVYSPAVTDFTVMVDQTSAMFITGPDVIKTVTGEDVTMEELGGARTHNTKSGNAHYMGSDEEDAIEYVKALLSYLPQNNLDELPTFVEDPVMEITDEDRALDTIIPDGANQPYDMHDVIASIVDDGEFLEVQELFAPNLIIGYGRVEGSPVGVVANQPMQFAGTLDIDASEKAARFVRFCDAFNIPVLTLVDVPGFLPGTDQEWNGIIRRGAKLIYAYSEATVPLVTVITRKAYGGAYDVMGSKHLGADINVAWPTAQIAVMGAQGAANIVHRKTLAAIQAEGGDVEAKRAELIDEYETTLANPYIAAERGYIDAVIQPHETRVEVIRALRLLKTKRASLPAKKHGNIPL; this is encoded by the coding sequence GTGAGCGCAGCGCCGGACCAGAGCCCCGAGCCCGACATCCACACCACGGCCGGCAAGCTGGCCGACCTGGACCGTCGGCTCGACGAGGCCGTGCACGCCGGATCGGCCAAGGCGGTCGAGAAGCAGCACGCCAAGGGTCGCAAGACCGCGCGCGAGCGGATCGAGATGCTCTTCGACGAGGGCTCCTTCGTCGAGCTCGACGAGCTGGCCCGACACCGCTCGACCGCCTTCGGCCTGGAGAAGACCCGTCCCTACGGCGACGGGGTCGTCACCGGCTACGGCACCATCGACGGTCGCCAGGTCTGCGTGTTCTCCCAGGACTTCACCGTCTTCGGCGGCTCGCTGGGCGAGGTCTACGGCGAGAAGATCGTCAAGGTCATGGACCTCGCGATCAAGACCGGCTGCCCCATCATCGGCATCAACGAGGGTGCCGGCGCCCGCATCCAGGAGGGCGTGGTGTCCCTGGGTCTGTACGGCGAGATCTTCCGCCGCAACGTGCACGCCTCGGGCGTCATCCCGCAGATCTCGATGATCATGGGCAACTGCGCCGGTGGGCACGTCTACTCCCCCGCCGTCACCGACTTCACCGTGATGGTCGACCAGACCTCGGCGATGTTCATCACCGGCCCCGACGTCATCAAGACCGTCACCGGCGAGGACGTCACGATGGAGGAGCTCGGCGGCGCGCGCACGCACAACACCAAGTCCGGCAACGCCCACTACATGGGATCGGACGAGGAGGACGCGATCGAGTACGTCAAGGCGCTGCTGTCCTACCTCCCGCAGAACAACCTCGACGAGCTCCCGACCTTCGTCGAGGACCCCGTCATGGAGATCACCGACGAGGACCGCGCCCTCGACACGATCATCCCCGACGGCGCGAACCAGCCCTACGACATGCACGACGTCATCGCCTCGATCGTCGACGACGGCGAGTTCCTCGAGGTCCAGGAGCTCTTCGCCCCCAACCTGATCATCGGCTACGGCCGCGTCGAGGGCTCCCCCGTCGGCGTCGTGGCCAACCAGCCGATGCAGTTCGCCGGCACCCTCGACATCGACGCCTCGGAGAAGGCCGCCCGGTTCGTGCGGTTCTGCGACGCCTTCAACATCCCCGTCCTGACGTTGGTCGACGTGCCCGGCTTCCTGCCCGGCACCGACCAGGAGTGGAACGGCATCATCCGCCGCGGGGCGAAGCTCATCTACGCCTACTCCGAGGCCACCGTCCCACTGGTCACCGTCATCACCCGCAAGGCCTACGGCGGCGCCTACGACGTCATGGGCTCCAAGCACCTCGGGGCCGACATCAACGTCGCCTGGCCCACCGCCCAGATCGCCGTCATGGGCGCCCAGGGCGCGGCCAACATCGTGCACCGCAAGACCCTGGCCGCCATCCAGGCCGAGGGTGGCGACGTCGAGGCCAAGCGGGCCGAGCTCATCGACGAGTACGAGACGACGCTGGCCAACCCCTACATCGCGGCCGAGCGCGGCTACATCGACGCCGTCATCCAGCCGCACGAGACCCGGGTCGAGGTCATCCGCGCACTGCGCCTGCTCAAGACCAAGCGGGCCTCGCTGCCGGCCAAGAAGCACGGGAACATCCCGCTGTGA
- a CDS encoding biotin--[acetyl-CoA-carboxylase] ligase, whose translation MTDLSEQRPPVDNPLDPVALAELGVEVLPLTPSTNAVLAERARSGAPEGLVVATEHQTAGRGRLDRTWETPAGTALTFSTLLRPQVPPATWPWLPLLTGYAVAKSLAAAGFAAVLKWPNDVLIGDRKVAGILVERVETPDGPAAVVGIGLNVLLPAEQLPVPTATSLLVESAGLGHPVPDRTVLLASLVQTLLETYGAWQEGVEDGAVARLRESYMRVCDTVGRDVEVSLPGAERLVGRASGIDEHGRLVVAPAAGPEVPVGAGDVVHVRPA comes from the coding sequence GTGACCGACCTCTCCGAGCAGCGCCCACCTGTCGACAACCCGCTCGACCCCGTCGCCCTCGCCGAGCTGGGCGTCGAGGTGCTGCCGCTGACGCCCTCGACCAACGCGGTGCTGGCCGAACGGGCGCGTTCCGGGGCGCCCGAGGGGCTGGTGGTCGCGACCGAGCACCAGACCGCGGGGCGGGGCCGGCTGGACCGCACCTGGGAGACACCGGCGGGCACGGCGCTCACCTTCTCGACGCTGCTGCGGCCCCAGGTCCCGCCGGCCACGTGGCCGTGGCTGCCGTTGCTCACGGGGTACGCCGTGGCCAAGTCGCTGGCGGCCGCGGGGTTCGCCGCGGTGCTGAAGTGGCCCAACGACGTGCTGATCGGCGACCGCAAGGTCGCCGGCATCCTGGTCGAGCGCGTGGAGACCCCGGACGGCCCCGCCGCCGTCGTCGGCATCGGGCTCAACGTCCTGCTGCCGGCCGAGCAGCTCCCGGTGCCCACGGCGACCTCCCTGCTGGTGGAGTCCGCGGGCCTCGGGCACCCGGTCCCCGACCGCACGGTGCTGCTGGCGTCCCTGGTCCAGACCCTGCTGGAGACCTACGGTGCCTGGCAGGAGGGGGTCGAGGACGGGGCGGTGGCACGGTTGCGGGAGTCCTACATGCGGGTCTGCGACACCGTCGGCCGGGACGTGGAGGTGTCGCTCCCCGGCGCCGAGCGCCTGGTGGGGCGCGCGAGCGGCATCGACGAGCACGGCCGGCTGGTCGTCGCCCCGGCCGCCGGGCCCGAGGTCCCGGTGGGCGCCGGGGACGTCGTCCACGTCCGTCCCGCCTGA
- a CDS encoding adenylate/guanylate cyclase domain-containing protein: MPGPQPGNLEQAILGGLPELTAPELAAAAGVTAEQARRLWRALGFPEYPDDIPAFLAADADAMGLLGEVMEAGVLDMDLAVNLIRALGQTMARLADWEISSLTQRVEEMTAEGGGRTRIETAVALVEQFSRPFEELLIYAWRRHLAAAAGRIEALAHQDDEDLHVTDLTVGFADIVGFTALSNTLTEDRIGDLVELFEMRCADVVATQRGRVIKSIGDSVLFVNDDPVRAYDTAEGIIQVIGRDPRMPDVRVGLASGSVVMRLGDVFGPPVNMAARLTNVARRNRIIIDSGTASRLPADQFETRRMAARPVRGFGIVEPVAVRRH, encoded by the coding sequence ATGCCGGGGCCGCAGCCGGGGAACCTCGAGCAGGCGATCCTCGGCGGTCTTCCCGAGCTGACGGCGCCCGAGCTGGCCGCCGCGGCCGGTGTGACCGCCGAGCAGGCGCGCCGGCTCTGGCGCGCCCTGGGCTTCCCGGAGTACCCCGACGACATCCCGGCCTTCCTGGCGGCCGACGCCGACGCGATGGGGCTGCTGGGGGAGGTCATGGAGGCCGGGGTCCTCGACATGGACCTGGCCGTCAACCTGATCCGGGCGCTGGGCCAGACGATGGCGCGGCTCGCCGACTGGGAGATCTCGTCGCTGACCCAGCGGGTGGAGGAGATGACCGCCGAGGGGGGCGGACGCACGCGGATCGAGACGGCCGTGGCCTTGGTGGAGCAGTTCTCCCGGCCCTTCGAGGAGCTGCTGATCTATGCGTGGCGCCGACACCTGGCTGCGGCGGCCGGGCGTATCGAGGCCCTCGCCCACCAGGACGACGAGGACCTTCACGTCACGGACCTGACGGTGGGGTTCGCCGACATCGTCGGCTTCACCGCGCTGTCGAACACGCTGACCGAGGACCGGATCGGCGACCTGGTCGAGCTGTTCGAGATGCGCTGTGCCGACGTCGTGGCCACGCAACGCGGCCGGGTGATCAAGAGCATCGGTGACTCCGTGCTGTTCGTGAACGACGACCCCGTCCGGGCCTACGACACCGCCGAGGGCATCATCCAGGTCATCGGGCGCGACCCGCGGATGCCCGACGTGCGGGTGGGCCTGGCCAGCGGCTCGGTGGTCATGCGGCTCGGTGACGTGTTCGGCCCGCCGGTGAACATGGCAGCGCGCCTGACCAACGTCGCGCGTCGCAACCGGATCATCATCGACTCCGGCACCGCCAGCCGGCTTCCGGCCGACCAGTTCGAGACCCGACGGATGGCCGCCCGACCCGTGCGCGGGTTCGGGATCGTGGAGCCCGTCGCCGTCCGGCGGCACTGA